From a region of the Malania oleifera isolate guangnan ecotype guangnan chromosome 12, ASM2987363v1, whole genome shotgun sequence genome:
- the LOC131144387 gene encoding glutaredoxin-C9-like → MQQAVPYRAFLRGSGGSGSGGRRPPGDNSAAVNGHGSIGTSVRSMVLENPVIVFGRRGCCMCHVVKLLLLGLGVNPTLYEVDEGDEAAVVGELARIVGAGEGRPQFPAVFVGGKLFGGLERVMATHISGELVPILKDAGALWL, encoded by the coding sequence ATGCAACAGGCAGTGCCGTATAGAGCATTCCTCCGGGGCTCCGGCGGAAGCGGCTCCGGCGGGCGGCGGCCTCCTGGGGACAATTCTGCGGCGGTGAACGGCCACGGGAGTATTGGGACGAGTGTGAGGAGTATGGTGTTGGAGAATCCGGTGATAGTGTTTGGGCGGCGGGGGTGCTGCATGTGCCATGTGGTGAAGCTTTTGCTGTTGGGGCTGGGGGTGAACCCGACGCTGTATGAGGTGGACGAAGGAGACGAGGCGGCCGTGGTGGGGGAGCTGGCGAGGATCGTCGGTGCGGGAGAAGGGAGGCCGCAGTTTCCGGCGGTGTTCGTCGGAGGGAAGTTGTTCGGAGGACTGGAGAGGGTCATGGCCACTCATATTTCAGGTGAATTGGTACCCATTTTGAAAGATGCAGGGGCTCTCTGGCTGTGA